A portion of the Rhodanobacter sp. AS-Z3 genome contains these proteins:
- a CDS encoding DUF6776 family protein, producing the protein MASRPPPRFVVRRHDDTGHRRHWWWLGLAWLGSLLAVGLVVTAFNRHGNAPAAVESKQQRALLAQIDDLKQQLANLQRSAQVTDVATRSLRGTLAQREEELSGLRADLGFYARLVGGDAQRQGLKLQEVKLQPIVGSRGWNLSLSLTQNAKRGDELSGHATVSVEGLRGDKVARLDWPELGDAAQKDGIPFQFTYFQQLHGTIVLPAGFRPTRLRITVKPADGDAVNRTVAWGDALSGNITTAQGDHDAQP; encoded by the coding sequence ATGGCTTCACGACCACCACCGCGTTTCGTCGTGCGTCGACACGACGACACCGGCCATCGCCGACATTGGTGGTGGCTGGGTCTGGCGTGGCTGGGCAGTCTGCTGGCGGTTGGCTTGGTGGTGACGGCGTTCAACCGGCATGGCAATGCGCCGGCCGCCGTGGAGAGCAAGCAGCAACGCGCCCTGCTGGCCCAGATCGACGACTTGAAGCAGCAGCTTGCCAACCTGCAACGCTCGGCCCAGGTTACTGACGTAGCCACGCGTTCGCTGCGTGGCACGTTGGCGCAGCGCGAGGAAGAACTCAGCGGGCTGCGCGCGGACCTTGGGTTCTATGCGCGACTGGTCGGTGGCGATGCCCAGCGGCAAGGACTGAAGCTGCAGGAAGTGAAGCTGCAGCCGATCGTCGGTTCACGTGGCTGGAACCTCAGCCTCAGCCTGACCCAGAATGCGAAGCGCGGCGACGAGCTTTCCGGCCATGCGACTGTCAGCGTGGAAGGGCTGCGCGGTGACAAGGTCGCCCGATTGGACTGGCCCGAGTTGGGCGATGCCGCGCAGAAGGATGGCATCCCGTTCCAGTTCACCTATTTCCAGCAGTTGCACGGCACCATCGTGCTGCCGGCGGGTTTCCGCCCGACGCGACTGCGTATCACCGTGAAGCCCGCCGACGGGGACGCGGTCAACCGTACCGTCGCCTGGGGCGACGCACTGAGCGGCAACATCACGACTGCCCAAGGGGACCACGATGCTCAACCGTAG
- a CDS encoding MFS transporter: MSQFALLGKRRFAPFFWTQALGAFNDNAFRNALVMLVAYQMGLSDHVASLYTNLAPALFIIPFFLFSATAGQLAEKFEKTQIIRWVKLFEIAAMVVAAVGFYTHHLSLLLLVLFMMGMHSTMFGPIKYAILPQALRPQELVGGNGLVEMGTQLAMLIGMIAGSELMRVAGMGPLLASAVTITVAAVGYLVSRRIPLAPATAPDLKFNANPFTETGSVLRITHADRAVWNAVLGISWFWFFGTVLIAQLPIYARSTLGGDGSVYTLVLTLFSIGSGIGALLCEKMSGKRVEIGLVPLGAFGLTAFGVDLYFARHGIATVRGLDWLAFLHSVGSWRIVLDLTAIGVFAGFYVVPLFAFVQSRAPREKLSRIIAGNNIMNAVLIVLAAGFGLGLGALGLDAAQIFLAAALLNVLVAAYIFTLVPEFIMRFITWVLVNTLYRVRVDGAEQIPEEGPVLLVCNHVSFMDPLLLMANLRRPARFVMYYKIFNIPLLSFVFRTAKAIPIAGYKEDPAVLQQAYDAIDAALADGEVVCIFPEGALTANGEISVFRPGVEKILGRRPVPVVPMALRGLWGSVWSRRDTMLGRSRLPRRFRARVELVVDAPRPPEQANAVALEARVRALRGDLA; the protein is encoded by the coding sequence ATGAGTCAATTCGCGTTGTTGGGCAAACGTCGTTTCGCGCCGTTCTTCTGGACGCAAGCCCTGGGTGCCTTCAACGACAACGCGTTTCGTAACGCGCTGGTGATGCTGGTGGCCTACCAGATGGGCCTGAGCGATCACGTCGCCTCGCTGTACACCAATCTGGCACCGGCCTTGTTCATCATTCCGTTCTTTCTGTTTTCTGCCACGGCGGGACAGCTGGCAGAGAAGTTCGAGAAGACGCAGATCATCCGCTGGGTGAAGCTGTTTGAAATCGCCGCGATGGTCGTGGCGGCGGTGGGCTTCTACACGCATCATCTGTCGTTGTTGCTGCTGGTGCTGTTCATGATGGGCATGCACTCCACCATGTTCGGGCCGATCAAGTACGCGATCCTGCCGCAGGCGCTGCGGCCGCAAGAGCTGGTGGGCGGCAATGGCCTGGTCGAAATGGGTACGCAACTGGCGATGCTGATCGGCATGATTGCCGGCAGCGAGCTGATGCGGGTGGCGGGCATGGGGCCGCTGCTGGCCTCGGCGGTAACCATCACGGTGGCCGCAGTCGGCTATCTGGTTTCCCGACGGATTCCGCTGGCTCCGGCGACGGCGCCCGACTTGAAGTTCAACGCCAACCCGTTCACTGAAACAGGCAGCGTGCTACGGATCACGCATGCCGATCGCGCGGTATGGAATGCGGTGCTGGGCATTTCCTGGTTCTGGTTCTTCGGCACCGTGTTGATCGCGCAACTGCCGATCTACGCGCGCAGCACGCTCGGTGGCGACGGTTCGGTTTACACGCTGGTGCTGACCTTATTCTCGATCGGCAGCGGCATCGGTGCACTGCTGTGCGAAAAGATGTCGGGCAAGCGTGTGGAAATCGGTCTGGTGCCACTGGGCGCATTCGGGTTGACTGCGTTCGGTGTCGATTTGTACTTCGCGCGACATGGTATCGCCACGGTGCGCGGGCTGGACTGGCTGGCCTTCCTGCACAGTGTCGGCAGTTGGCGCATCGTGCTCGACCTTACCGCGATCGGTGTGTTTGCCGGCTTCTATGTGGTGCCGCTGTTCGCCTTCGTGCAGTCACGCGCGCCGCGCGAAAAGCTTTCACGCATCATTGCCGGCAACAACATAATGAATGCGGTGCTGATTGTGCTGGCGGCCGGCTTCGGCCTGGGGTTGGGGGCACTGGGTCTGGACGCGGCGCAAATCTTCCTCGCCGCCGCCTTGCTCAATGTGTTGGTGGCGGCGTACATCTTCACCCTGGTGCCTGAATTCATCATGCGTTTCATCACCTGGGTGCTGGTGAACACGCTGTACCGGGTGCGGGTGGACGGCGCTGAGCAGATTCCGGAGGAAGGGCCGGTGTTGTTGGTGTGCAACCACGTCAGCTTCATGGACCCACTGTTGTTGATGGCCAACCTGCGCCGTCCCGCGCGCTTCGTGATGTATTACAAGATATTCAACATTCCGCTGCTGAGCTTTGTGTTCCGCACGGCCAAGGCCATTCCGATCGCCGGATACAAGGAAGATCCGGCGGTGCTGCAGCAGGCTTACGACGCGATTGACGCTGCGCTGGCGGACGGCGAAGTGGTGTGCATTTTTCCGGAAGGTGCACTCACCGCGAATGGCGAGATATCGGTGTTCCGCCCAGGTGTCGAGAAGATTCTTGGGCGACGGCCGGTGCCGGTGGTGCCGATGGCCCTGCGCGGTCTGTGGGGCAGTGTGTGGAGTCGACGCGACACCATGCTGGGTCGCTCGCGCCTGCCACGCCGCTTTCGCGCGCGAGTGGAGCTGGTTGTCGACGCACCGCGGCCGCCGGAGCAGGCGAATGCCGTGGCGCTGGAGGCGCGGGTACGCGCGTTGCGCGGCGATCTGGCGTAG
- the nudC gene encoding NAD(+) diphosphatase, producing the protein MDRAWLSPTNTFAGLSLVLDRVAESRDDSTWILAQARLPQARYLLLDSAGEAFLRRGSDELRWLNVDEREQWLGDTRASLLGNAHGRPHFLLVVNDAERIGDMESALDARRASLRSAGLQLAADEAGLFAYAKGLSHWQRETRFCSQCGAALLLVAAGHRAQCTNVDCARLHFPRTDAAVIMLVEQDGACLLGRQAGWPPGRYSTLAGFVEPGEALEDAVRREVAEEAGVIVDEVRYHSSQPWPMPASLMVGFIATARSSHIAKRDHELEDARWFTPQQIVDGIADGSFVPPTRLSVSYQLLAYWLRERAGIDLGELVATAASR; encoded by the coding sequence ATGGACCGGGCCTGGCTTTCCCCCACGAATACCTTCGCCGGGCTCAGTCTGGTGCTCGACCGTGTCGCCGAGTCGCGCGATGACTCGACCTGGATTCTCGCCCAGGCCCGCCTGCCGCAAGCGCGCTACCTGCTGCTCGATAGTGCCGGCGAAGCGTTCCTGCGACGCGGTAGCGACGAGCTGCGCTGGCTCAATGTCGATGAACGCGAGCAATGGCTCGGCGACACGCGCGCCAGCCTGCTCGGCAACGCCCATGGACGCCCGCACTTCCTGCTGGTGGTGAATGACGCCGAGCGCATCGGCGACATGGAAAGCGCGCTCGACGCCCGTCGTGCCAGCCTGCGCAGCGCCGGCTTGCAGCTGGCCGCCGACGAGGCCGGCTTGTTCGCCTATGCCAAGGGCTTGTCGCACTGGCAACGCGAGACCCGCTTCTGTTCGCAATGCGGCGCCGCGCTGCTGTTGGTAGCTGCGGGACACCGCGCGCAATGCACCAATGTCGACTGCGCGCGCCTGCATTTTCCGCGCACCGACGCAGCGGTGATCATGCTGGTCGAACAGGACGGCGCCTGCCTGCTCGGCCGTCAGGCCGGCTGGCCGCCGGGTCGCTATTCCACCCTCGCCGGCTTCGTCGAGCCGGGCGAGGCGCTGGAAGACGCGGTGCGCCGCGAGGTGGCCGAGGAAGCGGGCGTGATTGTCGATGAGGTGCGTTATCACTCCTCACAACCGTGGCCGATGCCGGCATCGCTGATGGTCGGCTTCATCGCCACCGCGCGCTCTTCGCATATCGCCAAACGCGATCACGAACTGGAAGATGCGCGTTGGTTCACACCGCAGCAGATCGTCGACGGCATCGCCGATGGCAGCTTCGTGCCGCCCACCCGGCTGTCGGTGTCCTATCAATTGCTGGCGTACTGGCTGAGGGAGCGCGCCGGGATCGATCTGGGCGAGCTTGTCGCCACCGCCGCATCGCGCTGA
- a CDS encoding class I SAM-dependent DNA methyltransferase — MNQTSLSALIWSVADLLRGDYKQSEYGRVILPFTVLRRLDCVLASTKPAVLAEFEAKTKTGLNPDPFLLRKAKQSFYNTSPLDLPKLLGDQDHIRQNLYSYIQGFSPEARDIFERFDFHAQVERLAKADLLYLVTEKFANFDLHPDAVDNAQMGLVFEELIRKFAELSNETAGEHFTPREVIRLMVNLIFIEDDDVLASGNAVVRTIYDPTAGTGGMLSVAAEHLLQHNPAARLTLFGQELNDESYAICKADMLIRGQDVSNIIAGNTLSEDGHGGRKFDYMLSNPPFGVEWKKVEKTIRSEHEQKGFDGRFGPGLPRVSDGSMLFLLHLIAKMRPAVDGGSRFGIVLNGSPLFTGSAGSGESEIRRYVLENDLVEAIIGLPTDMFYNTGIATYVWILSNKKPDDRKGTVQLIDGSSFWQKMRKSLGSKRKEMSDEHIATVTRLFGDFAEAELANVFDANGKEVGRQVIAAAEFALEPPEGGKLKVAPLARIFKNEDFGYTTITVERPLRDEAGNIVLGQKGKLKGKPQPDSSLRDTENVPLGEDIQAYFEREVLPHAPDAWIDEAKSKVGYEIPFNRHFYVFEPPRDLHAIDEELKAVSARIMAMLGELAE; from the coding sequence ATGAACCAAACCTCCCTTTCCGCCCTCATCTGGTCCGTCGCCGATCTGTTGCGCGGTGATTACAAGCAATCCGAATACGGGCGGGTGATCCTGCCGTTCACCGTGCTGCGTCGTCTGGATTGCGTGCTGGCGTCGACCAAGCCGGCGGTGCTGGCCGAGTTCGAGGCCAAGACCAAGACGGGTCTGAACCCCGATCCATTCCTGCTGCGCAAGGCGAAGCAGTCGTTCTACAACACCTCGCCGCTGGATCTGCCCAAACTGCTGGGCGATCAGGACCACATCCGCCAGAACCTCTACAGCTACATCCAGGGCTTCTCGCCCGAGGCGCGCGACATCTTCGAGCGCTTCGACTTCCATGCGCAGGTCGAGCGGCTGGCCAAGGCCGACCTGCTGTACCTGGTCACCGAGAAGTTCGCCAACTTTGATCTGCATCCGGACGCGGTAGACAACGCGCAGATGGGTCTGGTGTTCGAGGAGCTGATCCGCAAGTTCGCTGAGCTATCCAACGAAACCGCCGGCGAGCACTTCACCCCGCGCGAAGTGATCCGCCTGATGGTCAACCTCATCTTCATCGAGGACGATGACGTGCTGGCCTCCGGCAACGCCGTGGTACGCACCATCTACGATCCCACGGCAGGCACCGGCGGCATGCTCTCGGTCGCCGCCGAGCACTTGCTGCAGCACAACCCCGCCGCGCGGCTCACCCTGTTCGGGCAGGAGTTGAACGACGAGTCCTACGCCATCTGCAAGGCCGACATGCTGATCCGCGGGCAGGACGTGTCCAACATCATCGCTGGCAACACGCTCAGCGAAGACGGCCACGGCGGGCGCAAGTTCGACTACATGCTGTCCAACCCGCCGTTCGGCGTGGAATGGAAGAAGGTCGAGAAGACGATTCGCAGCGAGCACGAACAGAAAGGCTTCGATGGCCGCTTCGGCCCCGGTCTGCCACGCGTGTCCGACGGTTCCATGCTGTTCCTGCTGCACCTGATCGCCAAGATGCGCCCGGCCGTCGACGGCGGCAGTCGCTTCGGCATCGTGCTCAACGGCTCGCCGCTGTTCACCGGTAGCGCCGGCAGTGGCGAGTCCGAGATCCGCCGCTACGTGCTGGAGAACGATCTGGTGGAAGCCATCATCGGCCTGCCCACCGACATGTTCTACAACACCGGCATCGCCACCTACGTGTGGATTCTCTCCAACAAGAAGCCCGACGACCGCAAGGGCACCGTGCAACTGATCGACGGCAGCAGCTTCTGGCAGAAAATGCGCAAAAGCCTCGGCAGCAAGCGCAAGGAAATGAGCGACGAACACATCGCCACCGTCACCCGTCTGTTCGGTGACTTCGCCGAAGCCGAACTGGCCAACGTGTTCGATGCTAACGGCAAGGAAGTGGGTCGCCAGGTGATCGCCGCCGCCGAGTTCGCACTCGAACCACCGGAAGGCGGCAAGCTGAAAGTCGCGCCGCTGGCGCGCATCTTCAAGAACGAGGATTTTGGCTACACCACGATCACCGTCGAGCGGCCGCTGCGCGATGAGGCCGGTAACATCGTGCTTGGCCAGAAGGGCAAGCTCAAAGGCAAACCGCAGCCGGATAGTTCATTGCGCGACACCGAGAACGTGCCGCTGGGCGAGGACATCCAGGCCTACTTCGAACGCGAAGTG
- a CDS encoding polymer-forming cytoskeletal protein has translation MLNRRRKDRNEQATRNNETSLIARGTSIRGDVQFSGALHVDGRIEGSVIGDGENAMFTLSEHGQVHGEIHVPHAVINGHVTGDVHVTARLELAALARIDGDLRYHTLEMAAGAQVNGRIARQADETQRNLPAPAQDADTDEATTA, from the coding sequence ATGCTCAACCGTAGACGCAAAGACCGCAATGAGCAGGCGACTCGCAACAACGAAACCAGCCTGATTGCACGCGGCACCTCGATTCGCGGCGACGTGCAATTCAGCGGCGCCCTGCACGTGGACGGCCGTATCGAGGGCAGTGTGATCGGCGACGGCGAGAACGCCATGTTCACCCTCAGCGAGCACGGTCAGGTGCATGGCGAAATCCACGTGCCCCATGCGGTGATCAACGGCCACGTGACCGGCGATGTGCATGTGACCGCGCGGCTGGAACTGGCGGCGCTGGCACGCATTGACGGTGACTTGCGTTATCACACGCTGGAAATGGCGGCCGGCGCCCAGGTCAACGGGCGCATCGCACGCCAGGCCGACGAAACCCAGCGCAACCTGCCTGCACCGGCGCAAGATGCCGACACGGACGAGGCGACAACCGCCTGA
- the erpA gene encoding iron-sulfur cluster insertion protein ErpA — METFVPIPDYQSSGTPLIFTAAAAHKVHELIAEEGNPALKLRVYISGGGCSGFQYGFTFDEAQAEDDLAVERDGVTLLCDPLSLQYLGGAQIDYAENLSGAQFVISNPNAKTTCGCGSSFSA; from the coding sequence ATGGAAACTTTCGTCCCGATCCCCGACTACCAGAGCAGCGGCACCCCGCTGATCTTTACCGCTGCGGCCGCGCACAAGGTCCATGAGCTGATTGCCGAAGAAGGCAACCCGGCACTGAAGCTGCGCGTATACATCTCCGGCGGCGGTTGCTCGGGCTTCCAGTACGGCTTCACCTTTGACGAAGCGCAGGCCGAAGACGACCTGGCGGTGGAGCGTGATGGCGTCACCTTGCTGTGCGATCCGTTGTCACTGCAATACCTGGGCGGCGCGCAGATCGACTACGCGGAAAACCTCAGCGGCGCGCAGTTCGTGATCAGCAATCCGAACGCGAAGACCACCTGCGGTTGCGGCTCGTCGTTCTCCGCCTGA
- the ampE gene encoding regulatory signaling modulator protein AmpE → MAIRLLIVLIALGLLLVAPQLARWRDDRWFRRWVAQLSDTSGAARVVLALLLPTALCALIVGLLGWSPLGELLRLLFALAVLLYCLGPREFETDLEAILHASDDVSREAAAQNLADDGQPVAWSAPALGEAVAYAALRRRFAVLLWFFLLGPIGALLYRLAQTLGRNDAIRLDPAAQRAAGYVANALDWLPAQLLTFTLAVVGHWDAVIDAWRRWHAQAPATSWYSAGPGFLGVAAKADVLSDIEAGDGYAEEHHDPLGELQRLRGALQRALLAWLSVVALVVIGGWIG, encoded by the coding sequence ATGGCCATCCGTCTGCTCATTGTCCTGATCGCTCTTGGCTTGCTGCTCGTCGCGCCGCAGCTGGCACGCTGGCGCGATGACCGGTGGTTCCGGCGCTGGGTCGCACAACTGTCTGACACCAGCGGTGCCGCACGCGTTGTGTTGGCTCTGCTGCTGCCCACTGCGCTGTGCGCGCTGATTGTCGGATTGCTCGGCTGGTCGCCTTTGGGTGAGCTGCTGCGTTTGCTGTTTGCACTGGCGGTGCTGCTGTATTGCCTGGGCCCTCGCGAGTTCGAGACCGATCTGGAAGCCATCCTGCACGCCAGTGACGACGTCAGCCGTGAGGCGGCAGCACAGAACCTGGCCGATGATGGCCAGCCGGTTGCATGGAGCGCACCGGCGCTGGGTGAAGCGGTGGCCTATGCCGCGCTGCGCCGGCGCTTTGCGGTGCTGCTGTGGTTCTTTCTGCTCGGTCCCATTGGCGCACTGCTGTATCGACTGGCGCAGACGCTCGGGCGCAACGATGCGATACGCCTTGATCCTGCAGCGCAACGCGCCGCCGGCTATGTCGCCAACGCGCTGGACTGGCTGCCGGCACAACTGCTGACCTTCACCCTGGCCGTGGTTGGCCACTGGGACGCGGTGATCGACGCATGGCGTCGCTGGCACGCCCAGGCACCAGCTACCAGTTGGTACAGCGCTGGCCCGGGCTTTCTCGGTGTGGCGGCCAAGGCTGATGTACTTAGCGACATCGAGGCCGGCGATGGTTATGCCGAGGAACACCACGACCCGCTGGGTGAATTGCAGCGACTGCGCGGCGCCCTGCAGCGGGCCTTGCTGGCATGGCTGAGCGTGGTGGCACTGGTGGTGATCGGCGGCTGGATCGGCTGA
- a CDS encoding RNA pyrophosphohydrolase gives MIDVDGYRPNVGIVLLNADGQLFWARRVNRDGWQFPQGGMRTDETPLEAMYRELEEETGLAAHHVEVITATHGWLKYRLPNRYVRHHQRPTCIGQKQVWFLLKLVGGEESLKLDACDKPEFDIWRWVDFWYPAAHVVNFKREVYERALRHFAPLVENLFSVELGTIPPRDEAGTPSTPPSGRAVA, from the coding sequence ATGATTGATGTAGATGGCTACCGTCCGAATGTCGGCATCGTGCTGCTGAACGCAGACGGGCAGCTGTTCTGGGCGCGCCGGGTCAATCGTGATGGCTGGCAGTTTCCGCAGGGCGGCATGCGCACGGATGAGACGCCGCTGGAGGCGATGTACCGCGAGCTTGAAGAAGAAACCGGGCTGGCGGCGCACCACGTAGAGGTGATCACCGCCACCCACGGCTGGCTGAAGTACCGCCTGCCCAACCGGTATGTGCGCCATCACCAGCGGCCGACGTGCATTGGCCAGAAGCAGGTGTGGTTTCTGCTGAAGCTGGTGGGTGGCGAGGAGTCGCTGAAGCTGGACGCTTGCGACAAGCCGGAGTTCGACATCTGGCGCTGGGTGGATTTCTGGTACCCCGCGGCCCACGTGGTGAACTTCAAGCGCGAAGTGTATGAGCGCGCGCTGCGCCATTTCGCGCCGCTGGTGGAGAATTTGTTCAGCGTTGAACTGGGCACCATACCGCCGCGCGACGAAGCCGGCACGCCATCCACACCACCGAGCGGACGCGCGGTGGCCTGA
- the bfr gene encoding bacterioferritin has product MKGDARVIEFLNKVLYNELTAINQYFLHCRMLKDWGYTELAAHEYKESIEEMRHADHLIERILFLDGLPNLQHLGKLRIGENAIESMQGDLDLELAAVKDLREAIAHAEGIADYISRDLFKDILHDEEEHIDWLETQFSLIKDIGAERYLQSKMAS; this is encoded by the coding sequence ATGAAGGGTGATGCCAGGGTCATCGAGTTTTTGAACAAGGTGCTCTACAACGAGCTGACCGCGATCAACCAGTATTTCCTGCATTGCCGCATGCTCAAGGATTGGGGCTATACCGAGCTGGCCGCGCACGAATACAAGGAGTCGATCGAGGAGATGAGGCACGCCGATCACCTGATTGAACGCATCCTGTTCCTCGACGGCCTGCCGAACCTGCAGCACCTGGGCAAGCTGCGCATCGGCGAGAACGCGATCGAGTCGATGCAGGGCGACCTGGATCTGGAGCTGGCCGCGGTGAAGGACCTGCGCGAGGCGATTGCGCACGCCGAAGGCATCGCCGACTACATCAGCCGCGATCTGTTCAAAGACATTCTGCATGACGAGGAAGAACACATCGACTGGCTGGAGACTCAGTTCAGCCTGATCAAGGACATCGGCGCGGAGCGCTACCTGCAAAGCAAGATGGCGAGCTGA
- a CDS encoding (2Fe-2S)-binding protein, producing MYICMCNAVTDHDIRREAAAGVQTFAELQARTGCSDCCGSCDSEARATFDQARSQVICQLPLVSA from the coding sequence ATGTATATCTGCATGTGCAATGCCGTTACCGATCACGACATCCGCCGCGAAGCAGCGGCTGGCGTGCAGACGTTTGCCGAGTTGCAGGCGCGCACCGGTTGTTCGGACTGCTGCGGCAGTTGTGACAGCGAAGCACGCGCCACGTTTGACCAGGCACGCTCGCAGGTCATCTGCCAGCTGCCGCTCGTCAGCGCCTGA